AACCCGTACTCGCCGATAAAGGACTCGCCACACAGCTCGCAGCAGTTGTTGGACGGGTGCTGCAGCCGGATGTGTGTGAGGTGGCTCGTAGATTTGCTACAAAATATGCACatgaattaaattaattaaagtttattcgagcgtttcttttattttattgtatactgtgactttttttgccacttttgtgttatttctactcagaatcacgagctctttcgatcctaatgggataaaaaattcccagagtttttttcctattgtgttaacATTTCCCcgtatactttgtatggcggtaacaaaaaggaaagtttgaaaaatgtatggaaattttaggacacttcttttctcctataaggatgaagaGGGCTCGCGATGTTGACTAGAAATACCACAAAAGTGGCataaaggtcacaatatataaaaatgacataaaataaaagaaacgcttatTCAAGATAACATTTTGTACAGTAGATGTTATTACACCCCGACCACACGCGACGAGTGGTatgggatcatccattaattagtaactacatcacacgtttagggggagggagggggggtcaagaaaatgtgacaagggggaggggggagtcacgaACTTTGTGACTTTACTTAAActatcagtaaccgaatttttgcttaatgtgaccaagtgtgacaaggaggggggaggggtcaaaaaacctcgaaattaatggatgacccccataGGAAGTGAGAGAAGCATGTAGGGCAGTATGGCGGCCGACGACGACTAGGTCGGCCACACTATGTCTCTGCCTACTTCCCTCGCTACTTCCCATGACACTGAGTATGCGGCCTAGGTATTAAGTGTACATtattgagcgtttcttttattttttggcaCATTAAATATTGtaaccttttttgccacttttgcgttatttctagtcaggatcgcgagcccttttcatccttataggagaaaaaaagtgtcctaaaatttccatacatttttcaaactttcctttttgttaccgccatacaaagtgtatggggaaatggtaacacattaggaaaaaactctgggacatttttttatcccattaggatcgaaagagctcgtgattctgagtagaaataacacaaaagtgccaaaaaaggtcacaataaataaaaatggcaaaaaataaaagaaacgctctatTAACCCTTGATATTCTTACGTGAAGGAAGCTCCGCATATCTTGCAGGTGTAAGTGAAGCCGAGATGCCATTTGCTGTGTTCCTTTGCTCTGTGACTGaaaatataaagttttttttttattcttgtgcatgagaggaggcctgtgcccagcagtgctGGCTGTACATTtagtaaaaaatttaataaccaaaGTATTAAGACCTCGACcatacatttgaaaatttatCCGTCGTgagagtgtgtgtgtgtgatacCTACCTGTGTGTATGTGATACTtacctgtgtgtgtgtgtgtgtgtgtgtgatacTTACCTgcgtatgtgtgtgtgtgtaggtTTTTGTTGTTTCCTACATGTAAATCAAACACacaacaaatcaaaaatatacacaaaaataagtttttgccaaaaaaaaattttttgctacaagcttttatcgctgactgtattttttttccacaggcaactaatactcatcgagacaattctaaaaacaccaaaacacaattaggtttcgttgttttatcacagagttcctatggccacctcctgtctccgtcatcaaatcagctcgatggtaccagaataatgcattgtcacccgacttacatgtgtatgcaaattttcagcttcaatggaagtcgggaagtgtgtcaaatttagcttgcaagatttgacccgtacatacatacatacatagttacataggtacattgcaagtaaaaagcttgtaaaaataatataaaaaacgtTTTTGCActttcaattattttaaaatcaaaGCTAACTAACTAAATGGCGCTGTTATATTTTGTGGGGGTTTTTCGTCTTTCAACTTAGACTTATGTCTTTTAGGATTGAattagcgctggtggcctagcggtaagagcgtgcgacttttaatccggaggtcgcgggttcaaaccccggttcagtttttcggaacttatgtacgaaatatttgatatataccagtcgcttttcgatgaaggaaaacatcgtgaggaaaccggactaatcctaataagacctagtttaccctctgagttggaaggtcagatggcagtcttcgtaaaaactagtgcctacgccaattctggggattagttgccaagcggaccccaggctcccatgagccgtggcagaatgccAGGATGACGCGAGGAAGATGGTGATGTCTTTTAGGATTGAATGATATTGTAGACTATTAGGCTGACCCTAGGGCTAAGTATACACCCACCTGGATTTGGAGACGTGGTTGCACTTCCGGCACACGTACTTGCGCTCGTGGGACGTGATGACGTGTGCGCGGAGCGCGCGTACTGTCGGCCACCGGGTGAGGCATACCTCGCACGCGTGCGGTCCACTTAACTGAAGTACAAATGTATGATAAGTTCCtgtcaaaaatgtaattttactgCAAGCTGCGGGCCGGGGTATATTTATGGAGAAGGGATAACTAAAATGAAAGGCCGTTTTAGATTTGATCACTTCATGATATGGTAAGCATAGGTTTGACTTTTTCATGATGTGGCCTACCAATCATTTCATTTCATGACATGATTGCCACATCATGAAATGATCTATTCTAAGAACTGGCCCCGACATATATATTCTGTCACTGTAACTGGATTAATGAtggtaaataatttaaaataacatcATGACTAACCAGTGCATGCCTTGCCATATGATTCTTAAATGTTGAATCCGTTATAAACCCTTTATAGCACTTATCGCATTTATAAAACGAGTTCAAGTAATTAAATGAATTCTTCCTCAACAACACTTCTTCTATCTGTTCCTCTTTACTCAACACAACCACTTGTACATCGTCTAAACCTTCTAAATAAGTTATATCTTCAATAACTTTATTCTcattatcattttcgaatttgATCTCATCTtctatttttaactttttttttcttttcttttttacttttttggcTAGAGGCTCTTCGTCGGATTCATATTTGATGGATATGTTATCTGTGTTGTCTATTTCGTCTGTGGTTTCGATGTCTGTGACTTCTTCTTTTATTTGGTAGGAGAAGTCTATGGTGCTGTTTATGGTTGCAGTGGAGAGGGGTAGAGTGAGGGAGTGGAGGCTGCGGTCTATGGTCCTTAAGTAGGCAGTAGTCAGCTgaaacaataattattaaaaaatgagGTACATTGTACAGTGCGTGGAcattgtgagtgttgcgtgtcggactattgacaataattaacattatgtgtagtgGGTTCTTTaaaaatgtgatgtctaccccaaactttttcatacacttttcattgggtagttgcacaaatctctgttttgacattttgctgggacatcagttagccgcaACTACGATCAGTGAAAGCTGTGTGTGAAACGtcagtaaataaaggtaataaaatagaTTCGCGATGGAGCCGAGCTTGCCCAAAGTCAGGAGTGTCTTCCCACTGTCCAAGGTTTCAAAATGCTATTGTTGGGAGAAGGATACATACTTACCATATGTTGTTGCATCAGTGAAAACTTCAGTATATGTTCAGCATTATGACATTTACTTTTAAACAACACACTTTTCTGCAGTAACACAGCACATATACTGCAGATATGTAATGGTAAACCATCTGCTGATAtctgaaataacatttttacacTTAACATTCGGTATcatcttgggtcgtcccattcgtttttcgtcaagttcttaaattagtcctattctgttttcgtcactcattctacatttgTCACAAtagtcggtggctttcaatgtagaatgagtgacaaaagcagaataggactaatttaagaacttgacgaaaaacgaataggacgacccaagacgatacctgaCATGGTATtcatcttatacctttaaatgagcaattcttgtaaatttatatatatatttcggggatcacGGAAACGGCTcgaacgatttcgatgaaatttgctataggtATATGGGGATTTTCGGGACCATAAACTCGATCTAGCTAggtaaaacgcgcatttttgagtttttatgttttccgagcaagaTATTTAACTTTAATACTCGATAATATGTGTGTTATTTGCTAAACCCATAACACTTTTTCGTAAATTAATTATGTAAAATTCAACACAGTAACTAAGTAAACAGTTATATTAATTACAGCGTCTTTAGATTATATTTTACTAACTGTTTTAAAACTGTAAATTACACGAATTTCAGTAAAATTACGGAGAATAACAAAACAATGCTAACCTGAGTTCCTGTTATGATTTGATATGATTCTGCAAGTTTGTATTTGAACATATCGAACAGTTTAACGTCCGTTATCAAACATACTCGGCACGCAAGTAATTCCTCCATTGTTTTAGCGAGGGTTTCATACAAAAATCTTAATTGAATTATATGTTTTATGTAGCGAAACGGGGCAATGGAAAGCCaggctttttttgtaatatgttCCACAGGTAAACTATGGCTTCTCCGCTATGTTCTCCTATGCTTTTGACACATATTTGACAGCTTGACAGCTAAGTAATGTTGccattagaaaattataatatcTACCAAAATGGACCATTTtaatatacagtgtgtaaataaAATACGGGCGAAAATTTAAACGGTGATTAGCATAGGACCGAAGAAGTATAGTGCGATAAATTTTGCTTAGAAAtacaatgaaaaaattaaccaTACTTAATTCAAGTCGTAgcgtatttaatttatgctATTATACTATTCTTTGATTTTATGCTTATAATTATAACTCCAGCGGTGTCGTCACAGGCGCGTTGTTGACAATTAGTTATTGAAAGTTTGACTGCCTTACAATTAAACAATTCGAAGCATGGTTATATGCACTGGTTTTATGTAACCTTGAAGCTTTAAAAGAAAGCTTACATTGAACGAGTGCGTAGGTCAGTGATATTTTAACTGTCAGTCATTATGAAATTCTGTACTTAATCATTGAGTATCTACCTagttttgacgcgtagtctcaTCCGGTTGACTCTGACTGTATacccagctgcaaaagtgcatacccatTTCATGATTGAAGAAAAGTTCAATAAACAGGTATGCACTTTGGCAGCTCGCTGTACCTACATTCTTATAAAAATTGTTATATTAGCAGATCGCCATAATCACAATTCACAGACCATTCTAAAGTTCAATTTCCAAGGTCCTCGGGAGGCGTTTAAGAGAGGCAACAGGATACCCTCCCGCTGGCAGCTTTGTCGCGCAAAGACTCGCTATAGCGATACCTACCTACTGcctcttttatttaaatacacgtttattttactttcctcgtattcgactTGAAAATTAGAGTGTTtatgtttaactcgggtgaatgGCATTATTGTATCCCTCGGTTAATAAACTGGAGACCAAGATTTATTTGGACGTAAACAAACGACGCCtcttttatttcagttttaacaTAAACGCATTGTTCATCGCTGGTTGCTACTATCATATTGGTGTATTTTTATAGATAAAAGTTCCACACTCTGCTacatgatttttagggttctgtacctcaaaaggaaaaaacggcgTACGTTTGTCTGTGTGTCCGATCAACCCCAAACCCTTTATCTCagatactactgggtctaaaattttgaaaaaatacaaaaaatatttctttacctatagatgtcagAATagcctattagaaatgtgcagtcaagcgtaagtcggacttaattacttagtttttgatccaacctctacgggttttttaaagacatttcattcacgttacatataaaaaaaatacattattaataattaggtaatgtacggaacccgtgaaacgcgagtctgactcgcacttgaccagaTTTTTTATAGAGAACAAATTAAATGTGAGACCGTCAAACATAGGTTCTTTTAATTATTAGCCTATCCTATTACCTTTGCAGGCGGCTAAACCAGTAAAGGGCATAGActgtttaaaatgaaaattcaCCCCCGCACACTGGCAGAGCCGGAGCCACAgctatagttcatttttttagcattagaaagaaggtaagcgatcttgacatgtcttttaattgaaaaacgctttttaaaaatcagtaactattacttaatgaaagcagaagaatataaatgttcgttttagattcataattattacatatttgccgtgacttatttttttaaaacgtgtttttcaattaaaaggcacatcaagattgtttaccttttttctaatgctaaaaaaacgaactaagtATAGTAATCGATTGATATAACAGGTGCACATGTGACACGTATCTTGCCTCATCAATGGATAGTGAAAGGTCTCGTAACCTACATTATTGTATCGTAGGTCAGACGGCGACCGTGAGGTAAGGATAACTGGTTTGATTATAGAGATGTAACGCTACCTATATCGACTACTTATGTCGAGATTATCTGTATGGATTTAACTTGTATCCATTGCTAACTTGTGTAGCCTGGCTTTGCAAAATTAATTTGAGTGTCAAGTGTGTTTATGAATGTTTAATAAGGTATTATTGCATTAGTTATTAGGCATTACTGATTTGTActtctaaagccccctccacacttgtgcgcgaatcgcggcgcgaagccgcgaacgcgagtgtggcgtcgattttcgcagacagcgaaatcgactccacactcgcgttcgcggctacgcccgcgattcacgtacatagtctggagggggcttaacgttgctgttttaaacatatttttccgcaattgttttttttttgtactgaTACTTTTATTAACACCATGAAAGTAGTCaattatttacttgtttttacTAGTGGAAAATACTTGCGGGGtaaagaacattttttttttcttattatataatttatttcagaATTAATAAATGATTCCATATATGTACacttaaataaaacttaaactctATATACATTTACAACTTAAAAACAACAAcacttaaaaacttaaaaactaggtGGACAACATGTGCATCTGGTTACAGTagtaatgaaaaaaaatatgaaaaaaatgaaaaatgtttattgtgttAAACAGTACAATTTGAATACAATTACACTTGAGTCCTCcttgtaagtatatgtatacctGTATCAGGAGTAATGGAAGGGACTATTATCCCGTCCTGCCACTGTTTCCAGGAGACTGTTGGGGCTACCGGCGATACGTCTCAGCAGGGACGCGACACGTTTTCGCATTATCGCGTGAAAGCCATCCGTGCGCGCCTCCGCGAACATGCCTGACGCACTGCAATGCCGCGGGAGCCCCAACAGCATCCTGAAAGCGTTGTTATATTGGACGCGCAGGGCGCTGTAGGTTTTTTGAGTATAGTTGATCCATAGACTGCAGGTGTAAAATGACTGACAGTATGCACTAAATATGGTAATTTTAACGTTTTTGTTACACCTAGCAAATCTGCGGATCAACATGTTACTCCTCACCGCCAGCGCCCTGCGTTCCCTTTCGATGTCCTTGTTGTCTGTGAGGGATGAAGTAACCCAGTGCCCCAGGTATTTAACTTCTTCAACTATCTTGAGAGGAGTGTCGCCAAGTTTAACCTGAGGGGTACGCGAGTAGCTCTTAGTACCCGCTTTAAAAACTAACAACTCACTCTTCGAGGCATTGTACCTGAGGCCATGAGAATCCGCATACCGCTCACATATCGTCAACAGGTCTTGTATGCCACTGATTGATGGACTCAGCAACACCATATCGTCTGCGTAGcttatgttatttaataaatttttacctTCAATGGTAACTTGACACAATATAAttagaattatttttgttttaatgttttgttttgtgAAAATACTTTAACTGTTAGAGGATATGCTGTCGATGTTATGAGCACAGCACTATTATGTCATGATAAAGTTTTTTATCGACAACAGTTTGATCGTACTCGTGAATCTCAAAGCTCGCTCACTATTGTGCTTAAgcagttaatttatgttttgtttatttttgtgaACGGTTGTGTTTATTTCTAAATATTTTGGAGTACAAAAAAAGTGCGTTACGTAATTTTCAGTTTATTTTAGTgtaattttaatacaatatttatGTTAAAATTTTTACGAATCATTTTAATAACATCGAGCTTAGACAAATTaggaaataattttaatttttctgtttttattttatttaaaacaagctttaagtaattgtaattattggttttttcattattttttgtacgtatataatttaagtaattttaaaataataatcataataatacaatattaaaactaaagttaatttttttttaaatatcagaATAAAcctaataaatctaataatagaCGTGGTCAACTTTTTAATGTCGAATAAATGCCtccaataattttattttgttatatttagGTTAATCGTATAATAGATCgttgtagatgtctgtttggccctatggttgactggtagagaatgccatttggcattaagtccgccatttgtacatttttgtatatactttgtgcaataaagtttaaataaataaataaataaataaatatattaatttaatttgccaATTAAATTGCCCAAACATTCACAACAAAAAGACttcatattttactaattaatctAGCGCGTGAACGATGGCGGACATCCCAAGCGGAAGCGGAAGTGAAGATTGCGAAGGTGTCAGACTAGTTGTCGTAAGTATTTTAATCCGGATTTGTTCAAAAATAGCCCGTCGTaccttgaaataaaataaagtatatCATCATTATCTATCAGATCATCACATTATGATTGGGGCATGCGAAGTCGTCATATGCGGAAAACTCATTAAATTGGATAAATCTTAAACGTGTTTTGTAGTCGTGAGATAATTTGAATTATGCTTCTAAATATAACTTACTTGTGGGAATAATAAACATTTACAAAGTGTACCTAAACTGGGATAAACTACGAATAGTTTAcatgtcactttcgcacttacgtatttGTTAGGAgtgttagaacgtgacaagaACGGTGACAAacgataaagagccgaccatttTAGCCCTACAGTTCTTCCATCTAttgatatgttttttttttcagcttaATTTACCAGAAGATGAGGGCGAGGGGCTAGGCTTCCGTTTAACAAGAACTTTATGGGACCCTTATCCTTgggtaagtacatacatataattcaatttataggttattcatacgtcataatttcatagaagtttgacgtttaaaatgacacctgcactgcgtgggctatcaaatccgctgcagacttttcacggtctgactataAATGGTCTTTGTAATCAACTTAGTAAATGGTCAATTTGATTGTAATCCACGCAGATTTGAAACTCTAGCTTTGCCTGGTTTGGTTCATTAATAGAACcactaaaaaaaagggaaaatTAGAGTTTGTTTTAAGTTTACAAAATTTTTCATGGTTTTAACTTGCTAAAAGTATTTCTTACCCCTctgtaaatgtaaaaaatacatGAAGAACAAAAATACCGTGTTGACAtaaattttaaaagaaaaattactaacgttaatgtaaaaataaatcatcattagcatacatcggattctagggggcaaattgtatgacgggatccctatccgtcatacaatttgccccctagaatccgatgtttgATCATTAGTATCATTACATAAACTCtggttatatttttaatatagtaTAACAAATTTAAATGCAGGCGCCTCAGTCGCGGGCACTCGTTGGCATCTTTTTATCCGTACATAAACATCCTTTTCCCTATGATTTCTAGGTTTCGACATTAAATAATAGGTATCTGTTACTGTATCTAATCAACTTTTTTAGACAGTTGGCCTTCTCTTTACGTCCATATGTCTTAACCCGAATTCAAAACTTTTTAGCTTTTCTATCTTATACTTGCCCTTGAGACAtgatttattgtaaaatttggCTATAtgaactcacatttatagatggatctatcgcgaatttattttattacctttattttccGAAACgacggtaaataaaggtaataaaataaattcgcgatagacccgtctataaacgTGAGttaatgtgttcaaaacgcaaaaattttaaaaactattttggctaaattaaaaaaagtttatattAGCTAAACATTGAAACTTATAAAAAACTATGCGACCtaattaacaagcttttattaggtcgacctgtatcaCAGTGGAacgaaattacaaaaaaatggaCATTCGCATTTCTTTTTAAAACCGTATTTTAAAAAATGCTTTTCGGTTGAAAATGGTGTAAGGAATAaaaaatgttacataaaatttttcaaaattagTCTTATTTAaagcagaaaaaaataaaacctgtttttttttgtatgaaactgaaaaataggtatcttattatAAGAAAACAGTTACCGATCCCGCTTTCTAACCTTTAGAATATTATTTTCCTACTTAAAAACAGTACAAAATAGTAAACAGCTTATCTCGGTAGGTGCCCTTTTTTGTTTTATAGTCCAGTCAAAAGTCAGTACAAAACAACATTTTctagtgttttatttttattttcaatagttTAACGGTATATTAATGATAATTTTGTGTAAAtacaacatatttttgacatttttataactatgacaaagaaaaaaataattttatacgtacgagaaaattatgaaaattttaaatataagcAAACATGAAAGTAAGTGAGAATATGTCGTATTTACTCTAAATTATCATTAATATACCGTTAAactattaaaatacaaaaataaaacactaAGAAAAATGTTGTTTTGTACTGACTTTTGACTGGACTATAAAACAAAAACGGGCACCTACCGAGATAAGCTGTTTATTATTTTCTACTGTTTTTAAGTAAGTAGGAGAATAATATTCTAAAGATTAGAAAGCGGGATCGGTAACGGTTTTCTTataataagatacctatttttcagtttcatacaaaaaaaaaacaggttttattttttttctgctTTAAATAAgtcttattttgaaaaaaaaaatattacattttttattcctTACATCATTTTCAACCGAAAAGCATTTTTTAAAATAGGGTTTAAAAAGTCATTTAATCATTTTGTTCCACTGtgatgtatgtaactatgtaatggaatctaaggtaactaatttaaccatcttccaaggatcataccgtcatgaaaattggcagctgtatgtagttctgatgacaatacaataatatggtactgtcgaactgatctgatgatggagacaagaggttgccataggaactctgtgatgaaacaacgcaacctaactgtgttaggggtttttagaattgtctcgatgagtattagttgtctgtcgtaagaaaagtacagtcagcgataaaagcttgtaccaaaaatgaattttttgccaaaaacttatttttcttGTCAGGTTCGTGAAGTAACGCCAGGAGCGAGAGCTGACTTGGCGGGATTGAAAACAGGGGACTGTTTGCTCCAGGCTGACGGAAAGGATTTACTTGGTTTACCtgtaaaaactaaatttaatatGAGTTCAACATTTGACATTCAATTTAAGTATCAAACGTCTTTATGTGAActtgaaataatattttacatgataGAGAAATGAAAACTACTAACcacattgacgtattatatctaagGAATGGCCTtgcgggcactaaaaatggtactagttcagcggtgtcactcacgaattcgagccaatcgtgcagtatAACGCaattagttgcgaccaatcgcgcgcgtgatgcgtactcatcaaccaatcgcgttgtagcgatgtcacaccgctgtactgtaCTGGtcccattcatgccccattcttattgcccgtaaggccagccCTGAGATATATAGGTACGTCTATTACTAACCATGGAGTGAACGTTGGTTTTTGGTTGACATTTGGTTGGTTAgtaaaattaagatttaagtATTTAAGCTACATCCAGTCTTCATATTATAGACCCctgattattattttatattttgcaGGTTGGACAAGTAGCTGGGTTGATCAGGGGAGATGGAGCGGGCCACGGAATTTCACTTCTTGTTTGGAACTGTGGAGTAGATCCAAAAGATGATCCAGAGGTATGCTCGTATTAGAAAAGTTACAAGAAAGAGCGACGAAGTGACAAATATCAGTGAAAAATTGTATCACATAGAGTATATATTTGGACCACCTTGCTCCGTTGCCTTGTCATGTCTATAAGCTCCTTATAAGACATAACTTTAACCACAACATCACATCTACCGCTATTTATAAAGTTACATCTGTTCTCTTTTCTGTCGTGTGCTCACGTGCTTCAATCCAATGCATACTAATATAGAGTTAGAAAtaataatagagttagaccaagaaaagattgcagagattttgatagcccacgtagtgcaagtgttattttaaacgtcaatcttctacgaaattatgacgtataaataacagttgcactgcgtgagctatcaaaatctccgtagacttttcttggaataactctaataattcagcctatactTAGACGTCCCAATGCCAGCCAGTCTTTTTCTTTCATGTGGGATAGGGCTTAGGTTCTAGCCCAGCTGGTCCAATGGATGTGAATTGGAGATACCACAGCCACATTTCTCATCAAGATTACTGCATTCAATAAATGTTGTAGCTCCTCTGGAGTTGTGGTGGAGGTTCTCGCGGTGAGAAGTCAAGGAGAGCGCTGGCGGGAGTCGTAAAAGCATTATCCTGCTGCGTCTGCGCCGCTACTGCCACAAAAGCACTAAACTGTGCACGGTCACATTTGTACtgcgaaggttggtttcctttATTTTCTTCACaaactacctacctataagCTGCCTTGAAGTTTAGCAATAAAACTGTGCTAGAGTACATCTCAGCTAACTTTGAACCGACTTCAACAGAACAATGTGTCATTATAAAcgccatattttcatagaaatttgatgtTAATGACATTATTACACTTTGTCACTGCAAATGCCTTTAGCTTGGGCAGACACTATACAATTCTACATAGTACTTACAAATAggattaataaaaacttttgtGTAAGTTATTCACATAAAACACTATGAATTttaccttaaaataaaattgctaTTATGTTTCCTGGAGGCGTCTGCTTAA
The Cydia splendana chromosome 24, ilCydSple1.2, whole genome shotgun sequence DNA segment above includes these coding regions:
- the LOC134802163 gene encoding oocyte zinc finger protein XlCOF6-like; this encodes MEELLACRVCLITDVKLFDMFKYKLAESYQIITGTQISADGLPLHICSICAVLLQKSVLFKSKCHNAEHILKFSLMQQHMLTTAYLRTIDRSLHSLTLPLSTATINSTIDFSYQIKEEVTDIETTDEIDNTDNISIKYESDEEPLAKKVKKKRKKKLKIEDEIKFENDNENKVIEDITYLEGLDDVQVVVLSKEEQIEEVLLRKNSFNYLNSFYKCDKCYKGFITDSTFKNHMARHALLSGPHACEVCLTRWPTVRALRAHVITSHERKYVCRKCNHVSKSSHRAKEHSKWHLGFTYTCKICGASFTKSTSHLTHIRLQHPSNNCCELCGESFIGEYGLAMHRKKAHRDQGNVKSESLCVLCGVQFRSLDALNRHISAADNNSCNTTLRPCLSCGEGFVSDETLKEHLKIHVTDDYVKCQECNRTFAHEKSYSIHYQRVHLRVKSNSRRDHTDRVVCEICGKKCTSNATLVYHQRTHTGEKPYQCTKCPKRFSVCQLLQIHLRTHTGERPFKCSRCPKAFKHKAALNRHDRVHTGAKPYMCAHCGKSFSQSNSMKTHVNTVHLKLPAPYRHRRNKAE
- the LOC134802154 gene encoding uncharacterized protein LOC134802154, whose protein sequence is MVLLSPSISGIQDLLTICERYADSHGLRYNASKSELLVFKAGTKSYSRTPQVKLGDTPLKIVEEVKYLGHWVTSSLTDNKDIERERRALAVRSNMLIRRFARCNKNVKITIFSAYCQSFYTCSLWINYTQKTYSALRVQYNNAFRMLLGLPRHCSASGMFAEARTDGFHAIMRKRVASLLRRIAGSPNSLLETVAGRDNSPFHYS